One Paracoccaceae bacterium genomic region harbors:
- a CDS encoding NnrS family protein, giving the protein MNRTRPSYSGPALFSYGFRPLFLMAGLFASLVVPLWIEIWSGRVTLAGPFSPTDWHIHEMLFGYTSAVIAGFLFTAIPNWTGRMPMRGWPLMVLAVLWLTGRVAVAGAFGWGPLPVMVVDCAFMAAIGATAVTEIVAGRNWSNLKVVVPVLLYLVANLTFHLEAMTRGEAAVGRSLGLAMVVLLILLIGGRIIPSFTRNWLAHRGPGPLPVPFGRFDKASLGVTAAALLVWVVWPDTPAAALALLLGGVAQGWRMSRWCGRATVRSPLLLMLHVAFGFVPLGLAALSAAQIGQLSAAVGLHLLGIGGIGGMTLAVMMRASLGHTGRELQAGPVLTLAFACVALAALARVAVPGMPGLWCAAGLWTLGFVIFVGRLAPVLTLPNPGRRTPSSPRPR; this is encoded by the coding sequence ATCAACCGAACCCGCCCGTCCTACAGTGGACCCGCGCTGTTCAGCTATGGCTTTCGTCCGCTGTTCCTGATGGCGGGTCTGTTCGCGTCACTGGTCGTGCCGCTCTGGATCGAGATCTGGTCCGGCCGGGTCACGCTGGCCGGACCCTTCTCGCCGACCGACTGGCATATCCACGAGATGCTGTTCGGCTATACCTCTGCCGTCATTGCAGGTTTCCTGTTCACGGCCATTCCCAACTGGACCGGGCGGATGCCGATGCGAGGCTGGCCGCTGATGGTGCTGGCCGTGCTGTGGCTGACCGGGCGGGTGGCTGTCGCCGGGGCGTTCGGGTGGGGGCCGCTGCCGGTCATGGTGGTGGACTGCGCCTTCATGGCCGCCATCGGCGCGACGGCGGTGACCGAGATCGTGGCAGGCCGGAACTGGAGCAACCTCAAGGTCGTCGTTCCGGTGCTGCTCTACCTGGTGGCCAACCTCACCTTCCACCTCGAGGCCATGACACGGGGCGAGGCGGCGGTGGGGCGCAGCCTGGGCCTTGCGATGGTGGTGCTTCTGATCCTTCTGATCGGCGGCAGGATCATTCCCAGTTTCACCCGCAACTGGCTGGCGCATCGCGGGCCGGGCCCCTTGCCGGTTCCGTTCGGGCGCTTCGACAAGGCAAGCCTTGGCGTGACCGCGGCGGCGCTTCTGGTCTGGGTAGTCTGGCCCGATACACCGGCCGCGGCGCTTGCCCTGTTGCTTGGCGGCGTGGCGCAGGGGTGGCGCATGTCGCGGTGGTGCGGCCGGGCGACGGTGCGGTCGCCGTTGCTTCTGATGCTGCATGTCGCCTTCGGCTTCGTTCCGCTCGGGCTTGCGGCGCTTAGCGCCGCACAGATCGGCCAGCTGTCCGCGGCTGTGGGGCTGCACCTGCTGGGAATCGGGGGCATCGGCGGGATGACGCTTGCGGTGATGATGCGCGCCTCGCTGGGCCACACGGGCCGCGAACTGCAGGCCGGACCAGTGCTGACGCTGGCCTTTGCCTGCGTCGCACTGGCGGCCCTGGCGCGCGTGGCGGTTCCGGGGATGCCGGGGCTGTGGTGCGCCGCCGGTCTCTGGACGCTCGGCTTTGTCATCTTCGTCGGGCGGCTGGCGCCGGTGCTGACGCTGCCCAACCCGGGCCGCCGGACACCCTCTAGTCCTCGGCCCCGCTGA
- a CDS encoding Crp/Fnr family transcriptional regulator, with protein sequence MHRLDESLLTGLPPFRRLSRPEIREILDAAQAMRFDPGVAVFSEGMPVERFFLLLDGHIRVVRTTPGGEQIIAMHIAPGQLFGIGAALGRTTYPATAMTADDCVALAWPNRMWAEFTGRYDGFATETYRVVGERVAEMNNRIVELATQQVEQRIACAIMRLVSQMGRQVDGGIEIGVPITRQNISDMTGTTLHTVSRLLSGWEREGIVVSERRKITVTAPDRLVTLSGAED encoded by the coding sequence TTGCACCGTCTCGACGAAAGCCTGCTGACCGGCCTTCCGCCCTTTCGCAGGCTGTCACGCCCGGAGATCCGCGAGATCCTTGATGCGGCCCAGGCGATGCGGTTCGATCCCGGCGTGGCCGTGTTCAGCGAGGGGATGCCGGTGGAGCGGTTCTTCCTGCTGCTGGATGGCCATATCCGCGTCGTCCGAACGACCCCGGGGGGCGAACAGATCATCGCGATGCATATCGCGCCGGGGCAGTTGTTCGGCATTGGCGCGGCACTCGGGCGGACCACCTATCCCGCCACGGCGATGACGGCGGATGATTGCGTGGCGCTGGCCTGGCCGAACCGGATGTGGGCCGAGTTCACGGGCCGCTATGACGGATTCGCGACCGAGACCTACAGGGTGGTGGGCGAGCGGGTGGCCGAGATGAACAACCGGATCGTCGAACTGGCCACCCAGCAGGTGGAACAGCGCATCGCCTGCGCCATCATGCGGCTGGTGAGCCAGATGGGCCGGCAGGTTGACGGCGGTATCGAGATCGGCGTGCCGATCACCCGCCAGAACATCTCGGACATGACCGGCACGACATTGCACACCGTCAGCCGGTTGCTGAGTGGGTGGGAACGCGAAGGCATCGTGGTGTCGGAGCGCCGCAAGATCACCGTGACGGCGCCGGACCGGCTGGTCACGCTCAGCGGGGCCGAGGACTAG
- a CDS encoding pseudoazurin translates to MFPKLIAASLAALLLVPSAEAENFDVLMLNKGADGAMVYEPAFLKVAVGDTVTFISTDKGHNVEDIDGMLPPGVERFKSKMGADYVLTITAEGLYGLKCTPHYTMGMVALIQAGAPVNLDALRAVPLKGKARTRFEPLFAQVAE, encoded by the coding sequence ATGTTCCCGAAACTGATCGCCGCCAGCCTCGCCGCTCTCTTGCTGGTTCCCTCGGCCGAGGCCGAAAACTTCGACGTGCTGATGCTCAACAAGGGGGCTGACGGCGCGATGGTCTATGAACCGGCCTTCCTGAAGGTGGCGGTCGGCGACACCGTGACCTTCATTTCCACCGACAAGGGCCACAACGTCGAGGATATCGACGGCATGCTGCCCCCGGGGGTGGAACGGTTCAAGAGCAAGATGGGCGCGGATTATGTGCTGACCATCACGGCCGAGGGTCTCTACGGGCTGAAATGCACCCCGCACTACACCATGGGCATGGTCGCCCTCATCCAGGCCGGTGCGCCGGTCAATCTGGATGCACTCAGGGCGGTCCCGCTGAAGGGCAAGGCCAGGACGCGGTTCGAACCGCTGTTCGCGCAGGTCGCCGAATAG
- a CDS encoding SUMF1/EgtB/PvdO family nonheme iron enzyme, which yields MTRRAVPGILVAAAVLVGGAVLLLPPVARPPLPETVHIAAGPQHYRPAGEFRQGTRIVDAPPQRLDAPALEIMKYHVTEADYARCAQAGACPRAPGTASPHLARTGVNHADATAYAAWLSRQTGVRWRLPTDAEWLRAAGNRGSDDALSAEASGNDPSRRWIAAYLREVALRGDADPRPHPLGHFGLNDRGVADIAGNVWEWTETCFQNGRLTADGQTVASRSDYCGVRAVQGKHRAFVITFIRDARSGGCAAGVPPDYLGFRLVRDEGDHASW from the coding sequence ATGACGCGCCGTGCTGTTCCGGGCATTCTTGTCGCCGCGGCGGTCCTGGTCGGCGGCGCGGTCCTGCTGCTGCCGCCAGTGGCCAGACCGCCGCTGCCGGAGACCGTGCATATCGCCGCCGGTCCGCAGCACTACCGCCCGGCGGGCGAGTTCCGGCAGGGAACCCGCATCGTCGATGCGCCGCCGCAGCGGCTGGATGCGCCCGCGCTGGAGATCATGAAATACCACGTGACCGAGGCCGACTATGCGCGCTGCGCGCAGGCCGGGGCCTGCCCGCGGGCGCCGGGCACGGCCAGCCCGCACCTGGCCCGGACCGGGGTGAACCATGCCGACGCCACCGCCTATGCCGCGTGGCTTTCACGGCAGACCGGGGTCCGGTGGCGCCTTCCGACCGATGCGGAATGGCTGCGCGCGGCCGGGAACCGTGGTTCTGACGATGCCCTGTCGGCGGAAGCGAGCGGCAACGACCCTTCGCGCCGGTGGATCGCCGCCTATCTGCGCGAGGTGGCGCTGCGCGGCGATGCCGATCCGAGGCCGCATCCGCTGGGCCATTTCGGGCTGAACGACCGGGGTGTTGCCGACATTGCGGGGAATGTCTGGGAATGGACCGAGACCTGCTTTCAGAACGGCCGGCTGACCGCCGACGGACAGACCGTCGCCTCGCGGTCCGACTATTGCGGCGTGCGGGCCGTGCAGGGCAAGCACCGCGCCTTTGTGATCACCTTCATCCGCGATGCCCGGTCGGGTGGCTGCGCCGCCGGTGTGCCGCCGGACTATCTGGGGTTCCGGCTGGTGCGGGACGAGGGCGATCATGCGTCATGGTGA
- the nirK gene encoding nitrite reductase, copper-containing, with protein MFTRRAALMGAALVAAAPHVIRTAEAEEVMDTSAAAPVDLSGLPRRKVKLVAPPFVHPHEQVATTGPHIVEFQMKIIEKEMQVDEDAWVQAMTFNGSVPGPLMVVHEGDHVELTLFNPPENMMQHNIDFHSATGALGGGSLTLVNPGEKTVLRFKATRPGVFVYHCAPGGPMIPWHVVSGMSGAIMVLPRDGLKDHLGRPVTYDRVYYIGENDFYIPRGEDGAYMRFADPGESYSDTLAVMNGLIPSHVVFNGRVGALTGDTALTAEQGETVLFVHSQANRDSRPHLIGGHGDLVWETGKFNNPPERDLETWFIRGGSAGAALYTFLQPGVYAYVNHNLIEAVNLGATAHVIVGGDWDNELMEQVVAPVEYDAAHEGRSALP; from the coding sequence ATGTTCACAAGACGCGCCGCGCTCATGGGGGCCGCACTGGTGGCGGCCGCCCCCCATGTCATCAGGACGGCAGAGGCCGAGGAGGTGATGGATACCTCGGCCGCTGCCCCGGTCGACCTGTCCGGCCTGCCACGCCGCAAGGTGAAACTGGTGGCGCCCCCCTTCGTGCATCCGCATGAGCAGGTGGCGACAACCGGCCCGCACATCGTCGAGTTCCAGATGAAGATCATCGAGAAGGAGATGCAGGTGGACGAGGACGCCTGGGTGCAGGCGATGACGTTCAACGGATCGGTTCCGGGCCCGCTGATGGTGGTGCATGAGGGGGACCATGTGGAGCTGACCCTGTTCAACCCGCCCGAGAACATGATGCAGCACAATATCGACTTTCACTCGGCCACCGGCGCATTGGGGGGCGGGTCCCTGACGCTGGTGAACCCGGGCGAGAAGACGGTGCTGCGGTTCAAGGCGACGCGACCGGGGGTCTTTGTCTATCACTGCGCGCCAGGTGGCCCGATGATTCCCTGGCATGTGGTGTCGGGCATGTCGGGCGCCATCATGGTGCTGCCGCGCGACGGGCTGAAGGACCATCTGGGCCGACCCGTCACCTATGACCGGGTCTACTATATCGGCGAGAACGATTTCTACATCCCGCGGGGCGAGGACGGCGCCTACATGCGCTTTGCCGACCCGGGCGAAAGCTATTCCGACACGCTGGCGGTGATGAACGGTCTGATCCCGTCGCATGTGGTGTTCAACGGCCGGGTGGGTGCGCTGACCGGCGACACGGCGCTGACGGCGGAACAGGGGGAAACGGTGCTGTTCGTCCACAGCCAGGCCAACCGCGACAGCCGCCCGCACCTGATCGGCGGGCATGGCGATCTGGTCTGGGAAACCGGCAAGTTCAACAACCCGCCCGAGCGCGACCTTGAAACCTGGTTCATCCGGGGCGGCTCTGCCGGGGCGGCGCTGTATACGTTCCTGCAGCCGGGGGTCTATGCCTATGTCAATCACAACCTGATCGAAGCAGTGAACCTTGGGGCCACCGCGCATGTGATCGTGGGCGGTGACTGGGACAACGAGCTGATGGAACAGGTCGTGGCCCCGGTCGAGTATGACGCAGCGCACGAGGGGCGCAGCGCGCTGCCGTGA
- a CDS encoding DeoR/GlpR transcriptional regulator, whose protein sequence is MALSFRQSEILEIVRAEGRVMVDDLAQRFEVTLQTIRRDLSDLADMGHLDRVHGGAVPRTGVTNLGYEQRRRMNQEAKAAIARVCAAAIPENCSLIMNLGTTTEAVAQELLAHRNITVVTNNMNVANTLAANPGCEIMVAGGALRRSDGGLVGELTTQFFEQFKVDYAVIGASALDRDGDILDFDLAEVRVSKAIIRQARKVFLVCDGSKLDRSAPARLASLAEIDTLFTDRPLPPDLARKCSEWGVGVVIAPG, encoded by the coding sequence ATGGCGCTGAGCTTTCGTCAGAGCGAGATCCTCGAGATCGTCCGTGCCGAAGGGCGGGTGATGGTCGACGACCTGGCCCAGCGGTTCGAGGTGACGTTGCAGACCATCCGCCGTGACCTGTCGGACCTGGCCGACATGGGCCATCTGGACCGGGTTCATGGCGGCGCGGTTCCGCGGACCGGCGTGACGAACCTTGGCTACGAACAGCGGCGCCGGATGAACCAGGAGGCCAAGGCGGCGATCGCGCGCGTCTGTGCCGCCGCGATTCCCGAGAACTGCTCGCTGATCATGAACCTTGGCACCACGACCGAGGCCGTCGCGCAGGAACTGCTGGCCCATCGCAACATCACCGTGGTGACGAACAACATGAACGTGGCCAACACGCTGGCCGCCAATCCGGGCTGCGAGATCATGGTGGCCGGGGGCGCCCTGCGGCGGTCGGACGGCGGGTTGGTGGGCGAGCTGACGACGCAGTTCTTCGAGCAGTTCAAGGTGGACTATGCGGTGATCGGGGCCTCGGCGCTGGATCGGGATGGCGACATCCTGGATTTCGACCTGGCGGAGGTTCGCGTGTCGAAGGCGATCATCCGCCAGGCGCGAAAGGTGTTCCTGGTCTGCGACGGGTCCAAGCTCGACCGCTCTGCCCCGGCCCGGCTGGCCTCGCTTGCAGAGATCGACACGCTGTTCACCGACCGGCCCTTGCCGCCCGATCTGGCGCGGAAATGCAGCGAGTGGGGCGTTGGCGTGGTCATCGCGCCGGGCTGA
- the glpD gene encoding glycerol-3-phosphate dehydrogenase yields MWLTSAIHSHHSCATREETGVNAENKPGLADLFIIGGGINGCGIARDAAGRGLSVVLAEQGDLAQATSSSSTKLFHGGLRYLEYFEFRLVREALEERETLLVAMPHISWPMRFVLPYSPDMRFEGDTPTGRLLARVMPWMKGRRPAWLIRLGLFLYDTLGGRKILPATRTLDLTQDPAGRPLQPRFRRAYEYSDCWVEDSRLVALNARDAALRGATILTRTRVVSASRIGDQWEIVTEGPAGRRTHRARALVNAGGPWVEDIIRNVARINSTEGVRLVRGSHIVTRRLYDHDRCYFFQGSDGRIIFAIPYEQDFTLIGTTDQDHQGAPSEARCTDAERDYLLAFASRYFARPVTTDDVVWTYSGVRPLYNDGAKSATAATRDYVLSLDTQGGAPLLNVFGGKITTYRRLAESAMSRLAPHFPDARGAWTARVALPGGDFPHDGVAALRAALMARYPFLSDYWAARLVRAYGTEAATLLGEARTAADLGRDFGATLTEAEVRWLMQHEWARRAEDIAWRRTKLGLRMTERQITELDQWMAGAIGHGAVSPAAE; encoded by the coding sequence ATGTGGTTGACCTCCGCGATCCATTCGCATCACTCTTGTGCCACCAGGGAGGAGACTGGCGTGAACGCAGAGAACAAGCCCGGCTTGGCCGACCTGTTCATCATTGGTGGCGGGATCAACGGTTGCGGGATCGCGCGCGATGCTGCGGGCCGGGGGCTGTCGGTCGTTCTCGCCGAACAGGGCGATCTGGCGCAGGCGACCTCGTCCTCCTCGACGAAGCTGTTCCACGGCGGGCTGCGCTATCTGGAGTATTTCGAGTTCCGTCTGGTGCGCGAGGCGCTGGAGGAACGCGAGACGCTGCTTGTCGCCATGCCCCACATCAGCTGGCCGATGCGATTCGTGCTGCCCTATTCCCCCGACATGCGGTTCGAGGGCGACACGCCGACAGGGCGCCTGCTGGCGCGGGTCATGCCCTGGATGAAGGGGCGCCGCCCTGCCTGGCTGATCCGGCTGGGGCTGTTCCTGTATGACACGCTGGGCGGGCGGAAAATCCTGCCCGCCACCCGCACGCTGGACCTGACGCAGGACCCGGCAGGCAGGCCGCTGCAACCCCGCTTCCGGCGCGCCTATGAATATTCCGACTGCTGGGTCGAGGATTCCCGGCTGGTCGCGCTCAACGCCCGGGATGCGGCGCTGCGCGGCGCGACGATCCTGACCCGGACCCGCGTGGTCTCGGCCAGCCGCATCGGCGATCAGTGGGAAATCGTCACCGAGGGGCCAGCCGGGCGCCGCACGCATCGTGCCCGCGCCCTCGTCAACGCCGGCGGGCCCTGGGTCGAGGACATCATCCGCAATGTCGCGCGGATCAATTCCACCGAGGGCGTGCGCCTGGTGCGCGGGTCGCATATCGTCACGCGCAGGCTCTATGACCACGACCGCTGCTATTTCTTCCAGGGAAGCGACGGGCGGATCATCTTCGCCATCCCCTATGAACAGGACTTCACCCTGATCGGCACGACCGACCAGGACCACCAGGGGGCACCGTCCGAGGCGCGCTGCACCGACGCGGAACGCGACTACCTGCTGGCCTTCGCCAGCCGCTACTTCGCGCGGCCGGTGACGACGGACGATGTGGTCTGGACCTATTCGGGGGTTCGCCCGCTCTACAACGACGGGGCGAAATCGGCCACGGCGGCGACGCGCGACTATGTGCTGTCGCTGGACACCCAGGGCGGCGCCCCGCTGCTCAACGTCTTCGGCGGCAAGATCACCACCTACCGCCGCCTCGCGGAAAGCGCGATGTCGCGGCTGGCCCCGCATTTCCCCGACGCCCGGGGGGCATGGACGGCGCGCGTCGCGCTGCCCGGCGGCGACTTCCCGCATGACGGTGTCGCCGCGCTGCGCGCCGCGCTGATGGCGCGCTATCCCTTCCTGTCCGACTACTGGGCCGCCCGCCTCGTGCGCGCCTACGGCACCGAGGCCGCCACCCTGCTGGGCGAGGCCCGCACCGCCGCCGACCTCGGCCGCGACTTCGGCGCCACGCTGACCGAGGCCGAGGTGCGCTGGCTCATGCAGCACGAATGGGCGCGGCGCGCCGAAGACATCGCCTGGCGCCGCACCAAGCTCGGTCTGCGGATGACCGAACGGCAGATCACCGAACTCGATCAATGGATGGCCGGCGCGATCGGCCACGGGGCGGTCAGCCCCGCGGCGGAATGA
- a CDS encoding ABC transporter ATP-binding protein: protein MALELQAVSRVVKGQVHIHPTTLTLEKGTMNVLLGPTLAGKTSLMRLMAGLDAPTSGRLLWHGTDVTGQRVQDRKVAMVYQQFINYPGLSVYENIASPLRLMGKARAEVDRAVRATAEMLKLTPMLDRKPLELSGGQQQRCALARALVKGAGLVLLDEPLANLDYKLREELRAEIPRIFEESGAIFVYATTEPEEALLLGGNTAAMWEGRVTQFGPTPTVYRQPADAITARVFSDPPMNFVSCLKEGNRITLGGTATPSAGTQFATLPDGRYTAGFRANHLHLDSHSGRALEFRCTLGVSEITGSETFLHLTHGADRWVGLIHGVHDLAPGTGVSLWLDPAHVYIFDADGRLAAAAAYAAAA, encoded by the coding sequence ATGGCGCTGGAACTGCAAGCCGTCAGCCGCGTGGTGAAGGGGCAGGTGCACATCCACCCCACGACGCTGACGCTGGAAAAAGGCACGATGAACGTGCTTCTCGGCCCCACGCTGGCGGGCAAGACCTCGCTGATGCGGCTGATGGCCGGGCTTGATGCGCCCACTTCGGGCCGCCTGCTGTGGCACGGCACCGATGTCACCGGCCAGCGCGTGCAGGATCGCAAGGTGGCGATGGTCTACCAGCAGTTCATCAACTACCCCGGCCTTTCGGTCTACGAGAACATCGCCTCGCCCCTGCGGCTGATGGGCAAGGCCCGGGCCGAGGTCGACCGCGCCGTGCGTGCCACGGCCGAAATGCTGAAGCTGACCCCGATGCTCGACCGCAAGCCGCTGGAACTGTCCGGCGGGCAGCAGCAGCGCTGCGCGCTGGCCCGCGCGCTGGTGAAGGGCGCCGGGCTGGTGCTGCTGGACGAGCCGCTGGCCAACCTCGACTACAAGCTGCGCGAGGAGCTGCGCGCCGAAATCCCGCGCATCTTCGAGGAATCGGGGGCAATCTTCGTCTATGCCACCACCGAACCCGAAGAGGCGCTGCTCCTCGGCGGCAACACCGCCGCGATGTGGGAAGGGCGCGTCACCCAGTTCGGCCCCACCCCGACCGTCTATCGCCAGCCCGCCGATGCCATCACCGCGCGCGTGTTCAGCGATCCGCCGATGAACTTCGTCTCCTGCCTCAAGGAAGGGAACCGCATCACGCTCGGCGGCACGGCCACCCCATCGGCCGGCACGCAGTTCGCCACGCTGCCCGACGGGCGCTACACCGCCGGGTTCCGGGCGAACCACCTGCATCTTGACAGCCATTCGGGCCGCGCGCTCGAATTCCGCTGCACCCTGGGCGTGTCCGAGATCACCGGTTCGGAAACCTTCCTGCACCTGACCCATGGCGCCGACCGCTGGGTCGGCCTGATCCATGGCGTGCACGACCTTGCACCCGGCACCGGGGTAAGCCTGTGGCTCGACCCGGCGCATGTCTACATCTTCGATGCCGACGGGCGGCTTGCCGCCGCTGCGGCCTATGCGGCGGCGGCCTGA
- a CDS encoding ABC transporter ATP-binding protein: MAQITLRNLAHSYHAAPRGEQDFALKQMDHVWQDGGAYALLGSSGCGKTTLLNIISGLLKPSQGRVLFGDRDVTDAETAARNIAQVFQFPVVYDTMTVRDNLAFPLRNRGMDAAYIKARVAQIAAMIGMEAMLDRKARGLTADAKQKISLGRGMVREDVNAILFDEPLTVIDPHMKWELRTQLKQLHREFGHTMIYVTHDQTEALTFADKVVVMYDGRVVQMGTPEELFETPAHTFVGYFIGSPGMNLLPAGISGSAAHLNGGTVPLGATYGAVAGRTQIGIRPEYAVLTEGDGLPIAIRRVEDVGRHRIVRGEVAGHPVNVIVPEGMPVGAAMTHVRFAPDRINVYADDWRVAPAGQGGAA; this comes from the coding sequence ATGGCACAGATCACCCTCCGGAACCTCGCCCACAGCTACCACGCCGCCCCGCGCGGCGAGCAGGACTTTGCGCTGAAGCAAATGGACCACGTCTGGCAGGACGGCGGGGCCTATGCGCTCCTGGGGTCGTCGGGCTGCGGCAAGACCACGCTTCTCAACATCATCTCGGGGCTGCTGAAACCGTCGCAGGGCCGGGTGCTGTTCGGCGACCGCGACGTGACCGATGCCGAGACGGCCGCGCGCAACATCGCGCAGGTGTTCCAGTTCCCGGTCGTCTACGACACGATGACGGTGCGCGACAACCTGGCCTTTCCGCTGCGCAACCGGGGCATGGATGCCGCCTACATCAAGGCCCGCGTCGCCCAGATCGCCGCCATGATCGGCATGGAGGCGATGCTCGACCGCAAGGCGCGCGGCCTGACCGCCGATGCCAAGCAGAAGATCAGCCTGGGCCGCGGCATGGTGCGCGAGGACGTCAACGCCATCCTGTTCGACGAGCCGCTGACCGTGATCGACCCGCACATGAAGTGGGAACTGCGCACGCAGCTGAAACAGCTGCACCGCGAATTCGGCCACACGATGATCTACGTCACCCATGACCAGACCGAGGCGCTGACCTTCGCCGACAAGGTGGTGGTGATGTATGACGGGCGCGTGGTGCAGATGGGCACCCCGGAAGAGCTGTTCGAGACGCCCGCCCATACCTTCGTCGGCTATTTCATCGGTTCTCCGGGCATGAACCTGCTGCCCGCCGGGATCAGCGGCAGCGCGGCGCATCTGAACGGCGGCACCGTTCCGCTGGGCGCAACCTATGGCGCTGTGGCGGGCCGCACCCAGATCGGGATTCGCCCGGAGTATGCCGTGCTGACCGAGGGCGACGGCCTACCCATCGCAATCCGGCGGGTCGAGGACGTGGGCCGGCACAGGATCGTGCGGGGCGAGGTGGCGGGCCACCCCGTCAACGTCATCGTGCCCGAGGGCATGCCGGTGGGCGCCGCGATGACGCATGTCCGGTTCGCCCCGGACCGCATCAACGTCTATGCAGATGACTGGCGCGTCGCCCCGGCCGGTCAGGGGGGGGCGGCCTGA
- a CDS encoding sugar ABC transporter permease: MDKTQNNRAWFLVLPVLVIVAFSAVLPLMTVVNYALNDTFGNNQFFWVGLEWFEEMLASQRLHAALGRQILFSAIILAIEVPLGIYIALNMPKKGFWASVCLVLMALPLLIPFNVVGTIWQIFGRVDIGLLGRYLAELGVDYNYTNDPWDAWITVIVMDVWHWTSLVALLCYAGLQSIPNAYYQAARVDQASRWAVFRYIELPKMAGVLLIAVLLRFMDSFMIYTEPFVVTGGGPGNSTTFLSIDLVKMAIGQFDLGPAAAFSIMYFLVILLVSWVFYTVMTNLDKEEGK, encoded by the coding sequence ATGGACAAGACGCAGAACAACAGGGCGTGGTTCCTGGTGCTGCCGGTGCTGGTGATCGTGGCCTTCTCGGCGGTCCTGCCGCTGATGACCGTGGTCAACTACGCCCTGAACGACACGTTCGGGAACAACCAGTTCTTCTGGGTCGGCCTCGAATGGTTCGAGGAGATGCTGGCCTCGCAACGGCTGCACGCCGCACTTGGCCGCCAGATCCTGTTTTCCGCCATCATCCTGGCCATCGAGGTGCCGCTGGGCATCTACATCGCCCTGAACATGCCGAAAAAGGGCTTCTGGGCCTCGGTCTGCCTGGTGCTGATGGCGCTGCCGCTGCTGATCCCGTTCAACGTGGTCGGCACCATCTGGCAGATCTTCGGCCGCGTCGACATCGGGCTCCTGGGCCGCTACCTCGCGGAACTGGGCGTCGACTACAACTACACCAACGACCCGTGGGACGCCTGGATCACCGTGATCGTGATGGATGTCTGGCACTGGACATCGCTCGTGGCGCTGCTGTGCTATGCGGGCCTGCAATCCATTCCCAATGCCTATTACCAGGCGGCCCGGGTGGATCAGGCAAGCCGCTGGGCGGTGTTCCGCTACATCGAACTGCCCAAGATGGCGGGCGTGCTGCTGATCGCGGTGCTGCTGCGGTTCATGGACAGCTTCATGATCTATACCGAACCCTTCGTCGTCACCGGCGGCGGCCCGGGCAACTCGACCACCTTCCTGTCGATCGACCTGGTGAAGATGGCGATCGGCCAGTTCGACCTCGGCCCCGCCGCGGCCTTCTCGATCATGTATTTCCTCGTGATCCTGCTGGTGTCCTGGGTGTTCTACACCGTGATGACCAACCTCGACAAAGAGGAGGGCAAGTAA
- a CDS encoding carbohydrate ABC transporter permease, producing the protein MRLRGSPIVMTLYLLFLLIPIYWLVNMSLKTNTEITSTFTLFPHDLTFRNYMVILTDPSWYMGYVNSIIYVVMNTVISITVALPAAYAFSRYSFMGDKHLFFWLLTNRMAPPAVFALPFFQLYSSVGLFDTHIAVALAHCLFNVPLAVWILEGFMRGVPKEIDETAYIDGYSFPKFFVKIFMPLIASGIGVAAFFCFMFSWVELLLSRTLTSVNAKPIAATMTRTVSASGMDWGVLAAAGVLTIIPGALVIYFVRNYIAKGFALGRV; encoded by the coding sequence ATGCGCCTGCGCGGCTCTCCCATCGTGATGACGCTCTACCTGCTGTTCCTGCTGATCCCGATCTACTGGCTCGTGAACATGAGCCTGAAGACCAATACCGAGATCACCTCGACCTTCACGCTGTTCCCGCATGACCTGACGTTCCGCAACTACATGGTCATCCTGACCGACCCGTCCTGGTACATGGGCTATGTCAACTCGATCATCTACGTCGTGATGAACACGGTGATCTCGATCACCGTGGCGCTGCCCGCCGCCTACGCCTTCAGCCGCTACAGCTTCATGGGCGACAAGCACCTGTTCTTCTGGCTGCTGACCAACCGGATGGCGCCGCCGGCGGTTTTCGCGCTGCCGTTCTTCCAGCTGTATTCCTCGGTCGGCCTGTTCGACACCCACATCGCCGTGGCCCTGGCGCATTGCCTGTTCAACGTGCCGCTGGCGGTCTGGATCCTCGAAGGCTTCATGCGCGGCGTGCCAAAGGAAATCGACGAGACCGCCTATATCGACGGCTATTCCTTCCCGAAGTTCTTCGTGAAGATCTTCATGCCCCTGATCGCCAGCGGCATCGGCGTCGCGGCCTTCTTCTGCTTCATGTTCAGCTGGGTCGAACTGCTGCTGAGCCGCACGCTGACCTCGGTGAACGCGAAACCCATCGCCGCCACCATGACGCGCACGGTCTCGGCCTCCGGCATGGACTGGGGGGTGCTCGCCGCTGCGGGCGTGCTGACCATCATTCCCGGCGCGCTGGTGATCTATTTCGTCCGCAACTACATCGCCAAGGGCTTCGCCCTGGGGAGGGTGTGA